Proteins from a genomic interval of Armatimonadota bacterium:
- a CDS encoding RDD family protein gives MATPLAPEAPVAGPTAAEAVPRPDDAPATLLLRAAGQVVDGLVAFAVFFLVGMRVAARYGGLTGGGFQLEGGPAFLTIGLVGLVLLAYFALGEALVGATLGKVAAGIRVRRQEGGRLSLARAVIRNVLRLVDGLALYLVGMVVIMVTPGRQRLGDLAARAVVVRRPTPRAVQVLAVIAALALAVGSVVLSARTGGGEGPRAQAPGRFVAAARVSGPEAGA, from the coding sequence ATGGCGACACCCCTTGCCCCTGAGGCCCCGGTCGCCGGCCCGACGGCTGCCGAGGCCGTACCGCGGCCCGACGACGCCCCGGCGACGCTGTTGCTGCGCGCAGCCGGGCAGGTCGTCGACGGGCTGGTCGCCTTTGCCGTCTTCTTCCTCGTTGGCATGCGTGTGGCGGCCCGGTACGGCGGCCTGACCGGCGGCGGGTTCCAGCTGGAAGGCGGGCCGGCGTTCCTGACCATAGGGCTGGTCGGTCTCGTGCTGCTCGCCTACTTCGCCCTGGGCGAGGCCCTCGTCGGCGCCACCCTCGGCAAGGTGGCGGCAGGGATCCGCGTACGCCGGCAGGAGGGCGGGCGCCTGAGCCTGGCCCGGGCGGTCATCCGCAACGTGCTGCGGCTGGTCGACGGGCTGGCGCTCTACCTGGTGGGCATGGTGGTGATCATGGTCACGCCCGGACGCCAGCGGCTGGGGGACCTGGCCGCGCGGGCGGTCGTGGTCCGCCGGCCCACCCCACGCGCGGTGCAGGTGCTGGCGGTGATCGCCGCCCTGGCGCTCGCCGTGGGCAGCGTGGTCCTGAGCGCCCGCACGGGTGGGGGTGAGGGCCCGCGGGCCCAGGCCCCCGGCCGGTTTGTGGCCGCCGCGCGGGTGAGCGGGCCGGAGGCCGGCGCATGA